In Planctomycetota bacterium, the following proteins share a genomic window:
- the xseB gene encoding exodeoxyribonuclease VII small subunit: MAKKKAAKQDLSAEAQLVRHSPQGDGGRAKAEGPSFEERLARIEEIVERLESGEAGLDESLRLYAEGAELIKACRAILAEAEKRISKLSETAGGELKQEPFEPEESEAEQ, from the coding sequence ATGGCAAAGAAAAAGGCGGCGAAGCAGGACTTGTCCGCCGAAGCCCAACTTGTCCGCCATAGCCCGCAGGGCGACGGCGGACGGGCGAAGGCGGAAGGGCCCTCGTTCGAGGAGCGGTTGGCTCGGATCGAGGAAATCGTCGAGCGCCTCGAGTCGGGCGAGGCGGGGCTGGACGAATCGCTGAGGCTCTATGCCGAGGGCGCGGAACTCATCAAGGCCTGCCGGGCCATCCTGGCCGAGGCCGAGAAACGCATCTCGAAACTCTCGGAGACGGCCGGCGGCGAACTTAAGCAAGAACCGTTCGAGCCGGAAGAAAGCGAGGCCGAACAATGA